A genomic segment from Streptomyces antibioticus encodes:
- a CDS encoding CBS domain-containing protein, whose protein sequence is MHGTPHIVSDVMTHTVAAVGRGATFKEIVKLMQDWKISALPVLEGEGRVVGVVSEADLLPKEEFRDSDPDRSTQLDRLADLAKAGAVTAEELMTSPALTVRADATLAQAARTMARAKVKRLPVVDSVGLLEGVVSRADLLKVFLRTDEDMAEEVRREVVAYLFPAPGSNVRVAVREGVVTLAGRVRDTSLVPVAARLVRAVEGVVDVDFDLTGHGGQADAPADA, encoded by the coding sequence ATGCACGGCACCCCGCACATCGTCAGCGACGTCATGACGCACACGGTCGCCGCCGTCGGCCGTGGGGCGACGTTCAAGGAGATCGTCAAGCTGATGCAGGACTGGAAGATCAGCGCCCTGCCCGTCCTGGAGGGCGAGGGCCGGGTCGTCGGGGTCGTCTCCGAGGCGGACCTGCTGCCGAAGGAGGAGTTCCGCGACAGCGATCCCGACCGGTCCACGCAGCTCGACCGGCTGGCCGACCTGGCGAAGGCCGGCGCGGTCACCGCGGAGGAGCTGATGACCTCGCCCGCGCTCACCGTGCGGGCCGACGCCACGCTCGCCCAGGCCGCCCGGACCATGGCCCGGGCGAAGGTCAAGCGGCTGCCCGTGGTCGACTCGGTGGGGCTGCTCGAAGGGGTCGTCAGCCGGGCCGACCTGCTCAAGGTCTTCCTGCGCACCGACGAGGACATGGCCGAGGAGGTCCGGCGCGAGGTCGTGGCCTACCTGTTCCCCGCACCGGGATCGAACGTGCGCGTCGCGGTGCGCGAGGGCGTCGTGACGCTGGCCGGGCGGGTCCGGGACACCTCGCTGGTGCCGGTGGCGGCACGGCTGGTCCGGGCGGTCGAAGGCGTCGTGGACGTCGACTTCGACCTCACCGGGCACGGGGGTCAGGCGGACGCTCCGGCGGACGCCTGA
- a CDS encoding cyclic nucleotide-binding domain-containing protein has translation MDTAHTPLLRSLTEEHRERLLRIAREVSFPQGARLFEEGERADRFWIIRTGRIELDMRVPGRRAAVIESLGHNELIGWSWFFTPHVWHLGAEATTPVRAYEFDAVAVRSMCDDDPALGDDVARWVGDVVAHRLRSARTRLLDLYAPYGSGSAV, from the coding sequence ATGGACACCGCCCACACACCTCTGTTGCGCTCACTGACCGAGGAGCACCGTGAACGGCTGCTCCGCATCGCCCGCGAGGTGTCGTTCCCGCAGGGTGCCCGCCTGTTCGAGGAGGGTGAGCGCGCCGACCGCTTCTGGATCATCCGCACCGGCCGGATCGAACTCGACATGCGCGTGCCGGGCCGGCGGGCCGCCGTCATCGAGAGCCTCGGGCACAACGAGCTGATCGGCTGGTCCTGGTTCTTCACCCCGCACGTCTGGCATCTGGGCGCCGAGGCGACCACACCGGTGCGGGCCTACGAGTTCGACGCGGTCGCCGTCCGCTCGATGTGCGACGACGACCCCGCGCTGGGCGACGACGTCGCCCGGTGGGTCGGCGACGTCGTCGCCCACCGGCTGCGCTCCGCCCGGACGCGTCTGCTCGACCTGTACGCCCCGTACGGGTCCGGCAGCGCGGTCTGA
- the pflB gene encoding formate C-acetyltransferase, which produces MTTTVPTVTAGDRVTAAWRGFAGTRWRELIDVRDFIQATYTPYEGDASFLAGASDRTRIVWEKVSSLFPEERARGILDVDPATPSTITSHAPGWIDRDRELIVGLQTDAPLKRAIMPNGGLRMVESGLRAYGYEADPFVTKVFGTYRKTHNDGVFDAYTPAMRTARKVGIITGLPDAYGRGRIIGDYRRVALYGTDRLIEAKRAERALLDAVPSSEHVIRDREELAEQIRALGELTRMAATYGCDVSRPAVTAHEAVQWLYLGYLAAVKEQNGAAMSLGRTSTFLDVYLQRDLDEGLIDESRAQELIDDFVIKLRIVRFLRTPEYDALFSGDPTWVTESIGGIGTDGRPLVTRTSFRFLQTLYNLGPAPEPNLTVLWSPRLPAGFKEFCAQVSIDTSAVQYESDELIRPRNGDDTAIACCVSAMAVGKEMQFFGARVNLAKALLYAVNGGRDEMTGDQVTPAMPPLTGDYLDHDELAAAYDRVLDWLAETYVDTLNVIHFMHDKYAYERLEMALHDHPVHRYMACGIAGLSVAADSLSAVKYARVKVFRDATGLAVDFRTEGDFPAYGNNDDRADSIAVGLVESFMAKVRRHPTYRDAEHTQSVLTITSNVVYGKHTGNTPDGRRAGQPFAPGANPMNGRDRHGVAASALSVAKLPYEQARDGISLTTTITPEGLGHAPQERAGHLVGILDAYMASGGFHMNVNVLNRDVLEDAMAHPEKYPELTIRVSGYAVNFVRLTREQQLDVISRTFHGTL; this is translated from the coding sequence ATGACCACGACCGTGCCCACCGTGACCGCCGGCGACCGTGTCACCGCGGCCTGGCGGGGCTTCGCCGGGACCCGCTGGCGCGAGCTGATCGACGTACGCGACTTCATCCAGGCCACCTACACCCCCTACGAGGGCGACGCCTCCTTCCTGGCCGGCGCCTCGGACCGCACCCGAATCGTGTGGGAGAAGGTCAGCTCGCTGTTCCCCGAGGAACGCGCCCGCGGCATCCTCGACGTGGACCCGGCGACACCGTCCACGATCACCTCGCACGCCCCCGGCTGGATCGACCGCGACCGTGAACTGATCGTCGGCCTCCAGACGGACGCCCCGCTGAAGCGCGCGATCATGCCGAACGGCGGTCTGCGCATGGTGGAGAGCGGGCTGAGGGCGTACGGCTACGAGGCCGACCCGTTCGTGACGAAGGTCTTCGGGACCTATCGCAAGACCCACAACGACGGGGTCTTCGACGCCTACACGCCGGCCATGCGCACCGCGCGCAAGGTCGGCATCATCACGGGCCTGCCCGACGCCTACGGGCGCGGCCGGATCATCGGCGACTACCGGCGCGTCGCGCTGTACGGCACCGACCGGCTGATCGAGGCCAAGCGGGCCGAACGGGCCCTGCTCGACGCCGTGCCGTCCTCCGAGCACGTCATCCGCGACCGCGAGGAACTCGCCGAGCAGATAAGGGCGTTGGGCGAGCTGACCCGGATGGCGGCGACCTACGGCTGTGACGTCTCACGCCCCGCGGTCACCGCGCACGAGGCCGTGCAGTGGCTCTACCTCGGCTATCTCGCCGCGGTGAAGGAGCAGAACGGCGCCGCGATGTCGCTGGGCCGCACCTCGACCTTCCTCGACGTCTACCTCCAGCGCGATCTGGACGAGGGCCTCATCGACGAGTCCCGCGCCCAGGAACTGATCGACGACTTCGTGATCAAGCTGCGGATCGTACGGTTCCTGCGCACCCCCGAGTACGACGCCCTGTTCTCCGGCGACCCGACCTGGGTCACCGAGTCCATCGGCGGCATCGGCACCGACGGCCGCCCGCTGGTCACCCGCACCTCCTTCCGCTTCCTCCAGACCCTCTACAACCTCGGGCCCGCCCCGGAACCCAACCTCACCGTGCTCTGGTCGCCCCGACTGCCCGCCGGTTTCAAGGAGTTCTGCGCCCAGGTGTCCATCGACACCAGCGCCGTGCAGTACGAGTCCGACGAGCTGATCCGCCCCCGCAACGGCGACGACACCGCGATCGCCTGCTGTGTCTCCGCCATGGCCGTCGGCAAGGAGATGCAGTTCTTCGGGGCCCGGGTCAACCTGGCCAAGGCGCTGCTGTACGCCGTCAACGGCGGCCGGGACGAGATGACCGGCGACCAGGTCACCCCGGCGATGCCCCCGCTGACCGGCGACTACCTGGACCACGACGAGCTGGCGGCGGCGTACGACCGGGTCCTGGACTGGCTGGCCGAGACCTACGTCGACACCCTCAACGTCATCCACTTCATGCACGACAAGTACGCCTACGAGCGGCTGGAGATGGCCCTCCACGACCACCCCGTGCACCGCTACATGGCCTGCGGCATCGCCGGCCTCTCGGTCGCCGCCGACAGCCTCTCCGCCGTCAAGTACGCCCGGGTGAAGGTCTTCCGGGACGCCACCGGCCTCGCCGTCGACTTCCGGACCGAGGGCGACTTCCCGGCGTACGGCAACAACGACGACCGCGCCGACAGCATCGCCGTGGGACTCGTGGAGTCCTTCATGGCCAAGGTCCGCCGCCACCCCACCTACCGGGACGCCGAACACACCCAGTCGGTGCTGACCATCACCTCCAACGTCGTCTACGGCAAGCACACCGGCAACACCCCCGACGGACGCCGGGCCGGACAGCCCTTCGCACCCGGCGCCAACCCGATGAACGGCCGCGACCGCCACGGCGTCGCCGCCTCCGCCCTCTCGGTCGCCAAGCTGCCGTACGAACAGGCCCGCGACGGCATCTCGCTCACCACCACCATCACCCCGGAAGGGCTCGGACACGCCCCGCAGGAGCGCGCCGGGCACCTGGTGGGCATCCTCGACGCCTACATGGCCTCCGGCGGCTTCCACATGAACGTCAACGTGCTCAACCGGGACGTGCTGGAGGACGCGATGGCGCACCCGGAGAAGTACCCCGAGCTGACGATCCGGGTCTCCGGCTACGCGGTCAACTTCGTCCGCCTGACCCGCGAACAGCAACTCGACGTCATCAGCCGCACCTTCCACGGAACGCTGTGA
- the pflA gene encoding pyruvate formate-lyase-activating protein: MTRGRIHSWDLSTGVDGPGTRFVLFVSGCPLRCLYCANPDTWHMRDGRETTVDEVMAEIEKYRPFLTTAGGGVTITGGEPLLQPVFTGEILRRCQEAGLHTALDTSGFLGARATDELLAHTDLVLLDIKSFDIGTYRKLTGGRLAPTLGFATRLDRLGVPVWVRYVLVPGWTDDPQAVDGLAEFVAGLGTVRRVEVLPFHKLGAPKYEALGIPFPLRDTPVPDPALTESVRERFRKRGVPAY; the protein is encoded by the coding sequence ATGACGCGAGGCCGGATCCACTCCTGGGACCTGTCCACCGGCGTGGACGGGCCCGGGACCCGGTTCGTCCTCTTCGTCAGCGGCTGCCCGCTGCGCTGTCTGTACTGCGCCAACCCCGACACCTGGCACATGCGCGACGGCCGGGAGACGACCGTCGACGAGGTGATGGCCGAGATCGAGAAGTACCGGCCCTTCCTCACCACCGCAGGCGGCGGCGTGACGATCACCGGCGGGGAGCCGCTCCTCCAGCCCGTGTTCACCGGCGAGATACTGCGCCGCTGCCAAGAGGCCGGTCTGCACACGGCGTTGGACACCTCCGGCTTCCTCGGCGCCCGCGCCACCGACGAGTTGCTCGCCCACACGGACCTGGTGCTGCTGGACATCAAGTCCTTCGACATCGGCACCTACCGGAAGCTCACCGGCGGCCGGCTCGCCCCCACGCTCGGGTTCGCCACCCGCCTCGACCGGCTCGGCGTCCCCGTGTGGGTCCGCTACGTCCTGGTCCCCGGCTGGACCGACGATCCCCAAGCCGTCGACGGACTGGCCGAGTTCGTCGCCGGGCTCGGTACCGTGCGCAGGGTCGAGGTGCTGCCCTTCCACAAGCTCGGCGCCCCCAAGTACGAGGCCCTCGGCATCCCCTTCCCGCTGCGCGACACCCCGGTACCCGACCCCGCCCTCACCGAGAGCGTCCGTGAGCGCTTCCGGAAGCGGGGCGTGCCCGCGTACTGA
- a CDS encoding DoxX family protein has protein sequence MAVHETPHRSSGLHLPSFRRNRTTSATEPAESAGTGTHTARAYALASLRLLTGFVFLWAFLDKTFGLGYATGSGKGWIDGGSPTKGFLGSVAVGPMESTFHSWAGDPWANWLFMLGLLGIGVALIAGVALRISAVAGTLMMALMWVAEWPPAQHLADGSPTMSTNPFVDYHVIYAVALIVLAATAAGNTLGIGRLWARLPIVRDHGWLR, from the coding sequence ATGGCCGTGCACGAGACCCCGCACCGGAGCTCCGGACTCCACCTGCCGTCGTTCCGCAGGAACCGGACCACCTCCGCAACCGAGCCGGCCGAGTCGGCGGGCACCGGCACCCACACCGCGCGGGCCTACGCCCTCGCCTCCCTGCGACTGCTCACCGGCTTCGTCTTCCTGTGGGCCTTCCTCGACAAGACCTTCGGCCTCGGCTACGCCACCGGATCCGGCAAGGGCTGGATCGACGGCGGCTCGCCGACCAAGGGTTTCCTCGGCTCGGTCGCGGTCGGGCCGATGGAGTCCACCTTCCACTCCTGGGCCGGCGACCCGTGGGCCAACTGGCTGTTCATGCTGGGCCTGCTCGGCATCGGCGTCGCCCTCATCGCGGGGGTCGCGCTCCGTATCTCCGCCGTCGCCGGCACCTTGATGATGGCGCTGATGTGGGTCGCCGAATGGCCACCCGCCCAGCACCTCGCGGACGGATCACCGACCATGTCGACGAATCCCTTCGTCGACTACCACGTGATCTACGCCGTCGCCCTGATCGTCCTGGCCGCCACCGCCGCGGGCAACACCCTCGGCATCGGCCGCCTCTGGGCCCGACTCCCGATCGTCCGCGACCACGGCTGGCTGCGCTGA
- the gap gene encoding type I glyceraldehyde-3-phosphate dehydrogenase — MTTRVGINGFGRIGRTYLRAALDRAEQGAQDVEVVAVNDITSPATLAHLLEYDSTFGRIGRDVEHDDHSITVDGRRIAVTAERDPAALRWSDHGVDVVVESTGRFRDRDSAALHLKGGARTVLLSAPGKDVDATIVMGVNDRAYDRDRHRIVSAASCTTNCVAPMVKVLDDAFGIERGVMTTIHGYTNDQSLLDGPHKDLRRARSAALSIIPTSTGAARAVGLVVPELAGALDGIAVRVPVEDGSLTDLAVVLAREATAEEINAAFRAAADGPLHGVLRVSEAPIVSRDVIGDPSSCVFDPALTQANGTLAKVFGWYDNEWGYTNRLLDLTALVADD; from the coding sequence ATGACCACGCGCGTCGGCATCAACGGCTTCGGACGGATCGGCCGCACCTATCTGCGCGCCGCCCTCGACCGCGCCGAACAGGGCGCCCAGGACGTCGAGGTGGTCGCCGTCAACGACATCACCTCACCGGCCACCCTGGCCCATCTCCTGGAGTACGACTCGACGTTCGGCCGTATCGGACGGGACGTGGAGCACGACGACCACTCGATCACCGTCGACGGACGGCGGATCGCCGTCACCGCCGAACGCGACCCGGCCGCCCTGCGCTGGTCCGACCACGGCGTCGACGTCGTCGTCGAGTCCACCGGCCGCTTCCGCGACCGCGACTCCGCGGCGCTGCATCTGAAGGGCGGCGCCCGCACCGTGCTGCTGTCGGCGCCCGGCAAGGACGTGGACGCCACGATCGTGATGGGCGTCAACGACCGTGCCTACGACCGCGACCGGCACCGGATCGTCTCCGCCGCCTCCTGCACCACCAACTGCGTCGCCCCGATGGTGAAGGTCCTCGACGACGCCTTCGGCATCGAACGCGGCGTGATGACCACCATCCACGGCTACACCAACGACCAGTCGCTGCTGGACGGACCGCACAAGGACCTGCGGCGAGCCCGCTCGGCCGCCCTCAGCATCATCCCCACCAGCACCGGCGCCGCCCGCGCCGTCGGCCTGGTGGTCCCGGAGCTGGCCGGCGCGCTGGACGGGATCGCCGTCCGGGTGCCCGTGGAGGACGGCTCGCTCACCGACCTCGCCGTGGTCCTCGCCCGGGAGGCGACCGCGGAGGAGATCAACGCCGCGTTCCGGGCCGCCGCCGATGGCCCGCTCCACGGCGTCCTGCGGGTGTCCGAGGCGCCGATCGTCTCCCGCGACGTCATCGGCGACCCCTCGTCCTGCGTCTTCGACCCCGCCCTGACCCAGGCCAACGGCACCCTCGCCAAGGTCTTCGGCTGGTACGACAACGAGTGGGGCTACACCAACCGTCTCCTGGACCTGACGGCCCTGGTCGCGGACGACTGA
- a CDS encoding bifunctional acetate--CoA ligase family protein/GNAT family N-acetyltransferase → MTDDLLDRPTVHALLADGTTVRIRPARPGDHRQVRGFYEEMSPENLRLRFFSASPRSAAQAADRACGPARPGYRALLAEADDRIIGIAEYDTGTGDDARAEQKGTAEDKGTAEVSIAVADGLHHRGVGTLLVEHLVSAARAEGVTAFTADALSENHEVLRLFADLGLHTARRFEGPEVRCTVRLGQDDTYLSAVEARGRAADVASLVPLLRPSAVAVAGAGRTPGSVGRAVLHHLRSGGFPRRLFAVNPHVATVLGVPSYPSVAALPTVPDLVIVAVPAAAVPALAEECGIAGVRALVVLTAGLDHLQARALLAACRTHGMRLVGPNCLGVSNTDPELSLDATFAAEHPRPGTAGIAVQSGGVGIALLDGLSRLGIGVSSFVSLGDKYDVSGNDLLQWWESDGRTDLALLHLESFGNPRAFSRTARRVTRRIPVLTVDAGRTEAGRKAAASHTAAAATRTMTRGALFTQAGITATRSVGELLETAALLHSQPLPAGARVAIVTNAGGAGVLTADACAEAGLALPPFTPTVIDDLLAVLPEGAAVGNPVDATAAVSEEQLTECVDRLTRCPGVDAVVVALVPTAVAAATGDDLVRALTAAPGRRARPVLAVRLEQDRSVTLLPAADGGTIPSYAEPQAAARALAHAADRAAWLARPSGAVPALADVQTDRARTVVARYLSDHPDGGWLDPMLCADLLDCYGIPQIPWAWAETEDEAVLAADRLRGADGRVVMKAHWPGLLHKAQQHAVHLDLRGDAQVRAAFRDLERRFAGLMTGVVVQPLAARGIELFAGVAQDEVFGPLVLFGLGGTATEVLADHAARLAPLTDRDVHDLITSPRCAPLLLGANGQAPVDLEGLERLLLRLSRMAADLPQLAEADLNPVLARPDGVTALDTRIRLLPRRPQDPYLRRLR, encoded by the coding sequence ATGACGGACGACCTGCTCGACCGGCCCACGGTCCACGCGCTGCTCGCGGACGGCACCACCGTCCGCATCCGCCCGGCGCGGCCCGGCGACCACCGGCAGGTGCGCGGCTTCTACGAGGAGATGTCGCCGGAGAACCTGCGGCTGCGCTTCTTCTCCGCCAGCCCGCGCTCGGCCGCCCAGGCCGCCGACCGCGCCTGCGGCCCGGCCCGGCCGGGATACCGGGCCCTGCTGGCCGAGGCGGACGACCGGATCATCGGCATCGCGGAGTACGACACCGGCACCGGCGACGACGCCCGCGCCGAGCAGAAGGGCACCGCCGAGGACAAGGGCACCGCCGAGGTCTCCATCGCCGTCGCCGACGGCCTGCACCACCGGGGCGTCGGCACCCTCCTCGTCGAGCACCTCGTCTCGGCGGCGCGCGCGGAGGGCGTCACGGCCTTCACCGCCGACGCGCTCAGCGAGAACCACGAGGTGCTCCGCCTCTTCGCCGACCTCGGCCTGCACACCGCGCGCCGCTTCGAGGGGCCCGAGGTGCGCTGCACCGTCCGGCTCGGCCAGGACGACACCTACCTGTCGGCCGTCGAGGCGCGCGGCCGCGCCGCAGACGTGGCCAGCCTCGTCCCGCTGCTGCGGCCGTCCGCGGTCGCCGTGGCCGGCGCCGGACGCACCCCCGGTTCGGTGGGCCGGGCCGTCCTGCACCATCTGCGCTCGGGCGGCTTCCCCCGACGCCTGTTCGCCGTGAACCCCCACGTCGCCACCGTGCTCGGCGTGCCCTCCTACCCGTCGGTCGCCGCCCTGCCCACGGTGCCCGACCTGGTGATCGTGGCCGTACCCGCCGCCGCCGTCCCGGCTCTCGCCGAGGAGTGCGGCATAGCCGGGGTACGCGCGCTCGTCGTGCTCACCGCGGGGCTCGACCATCTCCAGGCGCGGGCGCTGCTGGCCGCCTGCCGCACCCACGGCATGCGGCTGGTCGGCCCCAACTGCCTCGGCGTGTCGAACACCGACCCGGAACTGAGCCTCGACGCCACCTTCGCCGCCGAGCACCCCCGCCCCGGCACCGCCGGGATCGCCGTACAGTCCGGCGGCGTGGGCATCGCCCTCCTCGACGGACTGTCCCGCCTCGGCATCGGGGTTTCGTCGTTCGTCTCGCTCGGTGACAAGTACGACGTCAGCGGCAACGACCTGCTCCAGTGGTGGGAGAGCGACGGCCGCACCGACCTCGCCCTGCTGCACCTGGAGTCGTTCGGCAACCCGCGCGCCTTCTCCCGCACCGCCCGCCGTGTCACGCGCCGCATCCCGGTGCTCACCGTCGACGCCGGCCGCACCGAGGCGGGCCGCAAGGCCGCCGCCTCCCACACCGCGGCCGCCGCCACCCGCACCATGACCCGCGGCGCCCTCTTCACCCAGGCCGGCATCACCGCGACCCGCTCGGTCGGCGAGCTGCTCGAGACCGCGGCCCTGCTGCACTCCCAGCCGCTGCCCGCGGGCGCCCGCGTCGCGATCGTCACCAACGCCGGCGGCGCCGGAGTGCTCACCGCCGACGCCTGCGCGGAGGCGGGCCTCGCCCTTCCCCCGTTCACCCCCACCGTGATCGACGACCTGCTCGCGGTCCTGCCGGAGGGCGCCGCCGTCGGCAACCCGGTCGACGCCACCGCCGCCGTGTCGGAGGAACAGCTCACCGAGTGCGTCGACCGTCTCACCCGCTGCCCCGGCGTCGACGCCGTCGTGGTGGCGCTCGTGCCCACGGCGGTCGCCGCGGCCACCGGCGACGACCTGGTGCGCGCCCTCACCGCCGCCCCCGGCCGGCGGGCCCGCCCCGTCCTCGCCGTACGCCTGGAACAGGACCGGTCCGTCACGCTGCTGCCCGCCGCGGACGGCGGCACGATCCCCTCCTACGCCGAACCGCAGGCGGCCGCCCGCGCGCTCGCCCATGCCGCCGATCGCGCCGCCTGGCTCGCCCGGCCCTCCGGCGCCGTTCCCGCACTCGCCGACGTCCAGACCGACCGCGCCCGCACGGTCGTGGCCCGCTACCTGTCGGACCACCCCGATGGGGGCTGGCTCGACCCGATGCTCTGCGCCGACCTGCTGGACTGCTACGGCATCCCGCAGATCCCCTGGGCCTGGGCCGAGACCGAGGACGAGGCCGTGCTGGCCGCCGACCGGCTGCGCGGCGCCGACGGCCGGGTGGTCATGAAGGCCCACTGGCCGGGACTGCTGCACAAGGCGCAGCAGCACGCCGTCCATCTGGACCTGCGCGGGGACGCCCAGGTTCGGGCCGCGTTCCGCGACCTGGAGAGGCGCTTCGCCGGACTCATGACCGGCGTGGTCGTGCAGCCGCTGGCCGCCCGCGGCATCGAACTCTTCGCGGGCGTCGCCCAGGACGAGGTCTTCGGCCCGCTCGTGCTGTTCGGGCTCGGCGGCACCGCCACCGAGGTGCTCGCCGACCACGCCGCCCGGCTCGCCCCGCTCACCGACCGTGACGTGCACGACCTCATCACCTCGCCGCGCTGCGCCCCGCTGCTGCTGGGCGCGAACGGACAGGCCCCCGTCGACCTCGAAGGGCTGGAACGGCTGCTCCTGCGGCTGTCCCGGATGGCGGCGGATCTGCCGCAGCTCGCCGAGGCCGACCTCAACCCCGTCCTGGCCAGGCCGGACGGCGTCACCGCGCTCGACACCCGGATACGCCTGCTGCCGCGCCGCCCCCAGGACCCCTACCTGCGCCGGCTGCGCTGA
- a CDS encoding flavodoxin domain-containing protein, which translates to MTGTDNTGTGTGTVLVAYGTTNGSTAEIATAVADVLRTRGLTAEVLPARSVTDVARYDAVVVGGGLYAGRWHKDARRFVRRHRALLKERPVWFFDSGPLDASASERDIPPVRGVRRAMDRLGVEEHITFGGRLEDGAKGWVAGMILRSGKGGDFRDFGAVEKWAQGVADALK; encoded by the coding sequence ATGACCGGCACCGACAACACCGGCACTGGCACTGGCACCGTATTGGTCGCCTACGGAACGACGAACGGATCGACGGCGGAGATCGCCACGGCCGTCGCCGACGTCCTGCGCACCCGCGGCCTGACCGCCGAGGTGCTCCCCGCCCGCTCCGTCACCGACGTGGCGCGCTACGACGCCGTCGTCGTCGGCGGCGGGCTCTACGCGGGGCGCTGGCACAAGGACGCGCGGCGCTTCGTCCGCCGCCACCGCGCCCTGCTCAAGGAGCGGCCCGTGTGGTTCTTCGACAGCGGACCGCTGGACGCCTCGGCCTCCGAGCGGGACATCCCGCCCGTGCGCGGCGTACGGCGGGCCATGGACCGGCTGGGCGTGGAGGAGCACATCACGTTCGGCGGGCGGCTGGAGGACGGCGCCAAGGGGTGGGTGGCCGGGATGATCCTCCGCTCCGGCAAGGGCGGCGACTTCCGGGACTTCGGCGCGGTCGAGAAATGGGCGCAGGGCGTCGCCGACGCGCTGAAGTGA
- a CDS encoding zinc-dependent alcohol dehydrogenase family protein gives MKGYVFHGPGQSAWEEVPDPAVKEPTDAVVRVDAVTICGTDLHILKGDVPEVRPGTVLGHEAVGEIVEVGSDVRTVRPGDRVLVSCISACGRCRYCRDSAYGQCLGGGGWILGHLIDGTQAEYVRVPFADLSVHALPGAVDSKDAVLLADIFPTSYEVGVLNGRVRPGDTVAVVGAGPIGLAAIATARLFSPERIVAVDLAASRLEAAKRLGADAVADAAEDPAQLIADLTDGLGADVVVEAVGVPESFELCTRMVRPGGHVANIGVHGKPATLHLEDLWIKNITITTGLVDTYSTPTLLRMTAAGRLPTTQLVTHTFPLDRMEEAYDVFARAADTGALKVVLGEPSHDEIAVPAA, from the coding sequence ATGAAAGGCTACGTCTTCCACGGCCCCGGGCAGTCCGCCTGGGAAGAGGTCCCCGACCCTGCCGTCAAGGAGCCCACCGACGCCGTCGTACGCGTCGACGCCGTCACCATCTGCGGCACCGACCTGCACATCCTCAAGGGCGACGTCCCCGAGGTGCGCCCCGGCACCGTGCTGGGGCACGAGGCGGTCGGCGAGATCGTGGAGGTCGGCAGCGACGTCCGGACCGTCCGTCCGGGCGACCGTGTGCTGGTCTCCTGCATCAGCGCCTGCGGACGCTGCCGCTACTGCCGCGACAGCGCCTACGGCCAGTGCCTGGGCGGCGGGGGCTGGATCCTCGGCCATCTGATCGACGGCACCCAGGCCGAGTACGTGCGCGTCCCCTTCGCCGACCTGTCCGTTCACGCCCTGCCCGGCGCGGTCGACAGCAAGGACGCCGTCCTGCTGGCCGACATCTTCCCCACCTCGTACGAGGTGGGCGTCCTCAACGGCCGGGTCCGCCCCGGCGACACCGTCGCCGTCGTCGGCGCCGGCCCCATCGGCCTCGCGGCGATCGCCACGGCGCGCCTGTTCTCGCCGGAACGGATCGTCGCCGTCGACCTCGCCGCGTCCCGTCTGGAGGCCGCCAAACGGCTCGGCGCGGACGCCGTGGCCGACGCCGCCGAGGACCCCGCGCAGCTCATCGCCGACCTCACCGACGGCCTCGGTGCGGACGTCGTCGTGGAGGCGGTCGGGGTGCCCGAGAGCTTCGAGCTGTGCACGCGCATGGTGCGCCCCGGCGGTCATGTCGCCAACATCGGCGTGCACGGCAAGCCCGCCACGCTGCACCTCGAAGACCTGTGGATCAAGAACATCACCATCACCACCGGTCTCGTGGACACCTACTCCACCCCCACCCTGCTGCGCATGACGGCCGCGGGCCGTCTGCCCACCACCCAGCTCGTCACCCACACCTTCCCGCTGGACCGGATGGAGGAGGCGTACGACGTCTTCGCCCGCGCCGCCGACACCGGCGCGCTCAAGGTGGTGCTCGGCGAGCCGTCGCACGACGAGATCGCCGTCCCGGCGGCCTGA